In the Brassica napus cultivar Da-Ae chromosome A7, Da-Ae, whole genome shotgun sequence genome, one interval contains:
- the LOC125576273 gene encoding two-component response regulator ARR11-like isoform X2 yields MEKGFSPVGLRVLVVDDDPTWLKILEKMLKKCSYEVTTCGLAREALRLLRERKDGFDIVISDVNMPDMDGFKLLEHVGLELDLPVIMMSVDGETSRVMKGVQHGACDYLLKPIRMKELKIIWQHVLRKKLQEVRDIEGCCYDGGADWFTQGQFLGGGEDVSFGKKRKDFDFEKKLFQDESDQSSSSKKARVVWSYELHQKFVNAVNQIGCDHKAGPKKILDLMNIPWLTRENVASHLQKYRLYLSRLEKGKEIKCYSGGVKNMDSPPKDAEINSGHQSPGKSSSYAFLKATETDPKQLASASVSDPTSDVHMPPKAKKTRIGFDPPISSGVFDSLLPWNDVPDPLESKPPILYENSFLQQQPLPSQSSYVANSAPSLMQEEMKPSYVNPDEFLMPQNKNSTVILQDMDLSAPFSSNATSNTESIPGSLNWELPEAHHSGSLDTDLDFTWLHGEHFFANSGLQNFQFQDYSSSTSLLSELPPHLWYGNDRLPDPDEYTLMVDQGLFIS; encoded by the exons ATGGAGAAAGGCTTCTCTCCCGTCGGTCTCAGGGTTCTTGTGGTTGACGACGACCCAACCTGGCTCAAGATTCTTGAGAAAATGCTCAAGAAGTGCTCCTACGAAG TCACTACCTGTGGGTTAGCTAGAGAAGCTCTGAGGTTGCTACGGGAACGTAAGGACGGGTTTGACATCGTGATCAGCGACGTGAACATGCCTGACATGGACGGCTTCAAGCTCCTTGAGCACGTTGGCCTTGAACTGGACCTCCCTGTCATAA TGATGTCGGTGGACGGTGAAACAAGCAGAGTCATGAAAGGCGTCCAGCATGGAGCGTGTGACTACCTGCTGAAGCCGATAAGAATGAAGGAGCTGAAGATCATATGGCAACATGTTCTTAGAAAGAAGCTTCAAGAAGTGAGGGACATCGAAGGCTGCTGCTATGACGGAGGAGCTGACTGGTTCACCCAAGGGCAGTTTCTTGGAGGTGGTGAAGATGTTTCTTTtgggaagaagagaaaagactTTGACTTTGAGAAGAAGCTTTTTCAGGATGAGAGTGAccaatcttcttcttccaagAAAGCTAGAGTGGTTTGGTCTTATGAGCTTCACCAGAAGTTTGTTAACGCTGTTAACCAGATCGGATGTGATCACA AAGCTGGTCCCAAGAAGATATTGGACCTCATGAATATCCCATGGCTCACTAGGGAGAATGTTGCTAGCCATCTTCAG aaatacAGACTGTACTTGAGTAGATTAgagaaaggaaaggagataaAGTGTTATTCTGGTGGAGTAAAGAATATGGATTCACCTCCAAAAGATGCTGAGATTAATTCAGGACATCAAAGCCCTGGCAAGAGCAGCAGCTATGCATTCCTTAAAGCAACAGAGACTGATCCAAAGCAACTTGCTTCAGCTTCTGTGTCTGACCCCACCAGTGATGTCCACATGCCTCCAAAAGCGAAAAAGACGCGTATAGGATTTGATCCTCCCATCTCATCCGGTGTGTTTGACTCTCTGCTTCCTTGGAATGATGTTCCAGACCCACTTGAATCCAAGCCTCCTATTCTGTACGAGAACAGCTTTCTCCAGCAACAGCCATTGCCAAGCCAAAGCTCCTATGTTGCAAACTCTGCACCGTCTCTCATGCAAGAGGAAATGAAGCCTTCTTATGTGAATCCGGATGAGTTTCTCATGCCACAAAACAAGAACTCTACTGTGATCCTTCAAGATATGGACTTGTCCGCTCCCTTCAGCTCCAATGCAACCAGCAATACAGAGTCGATTCCGGGAAGCTTGAACTGGGAACTTCCAGAAGCACATCATTCAGGTTCTTTAGACACTGACTTAGACTTCACTTGGCTTCATGGAGAGCATTTCTTTGCAAACAGCGGACTCCAAAACTTCCAGTTTCAAGACTACAGTAGTAGCACATCACTCCTGTCTGAGCTCCCTCCCCATCTTTGGTATGGAAACGACAGGCTGCCCGACCCTGACGAGTATACCCTAATGGTAGACCAAGGTTTATTCATATCTTGA
- the LOC125576273 gene encoding two-component response regulator ARR11-like isoform X1, which produces MEKGFSPVGLRVLVVDDDPTWLKILEKMLKKCSYEGSLLLFLCFYTLGVHLLNFLCFCFNPVAVTTCGLAREALRLLRERKDGFDIVISDVNMPDMDGFKLLEHVGLELDLPVIMMSVDGETSRVMKGVQHGACDYLLKPIRMKELKIIWQHVLRKKLQEVRDIEGCCYDGGADWFTQGQFLGGGEDVSFGKKRKDFDFEKKLFQDESDQSSSSKKARVVWSYELHQKFVNAVNQIGCDHKAGPKKILDLMNIPWLTRENVASHLQKYRLYLSRLEKGKEIKCYSGGVKNMDSPPKDAEINSGHQSPGKSSSYAFLKATETDPKQLASASVSDPTSDVHMPPKAKKTRIGFDPPISSGVFDSLLPWNDVPDPLESKPPILYENSFLQQQPLPSQSSYVANSAPSLMQEEMKPSYVNPDEFLMPQNKNSTVILQDMDLSAPFSSNATSNTESIPGSLNWELPEAHHSGSLDTDLDFTWLHGEHFFANSGLQNFQFQDYSSSTSLLSELPPHLWYGNDRLPDPDEYTLMVDQGLFIS; this is translated from the exons ATGGAGAAAGGCTTCTCTCCCGTCGGTCTCAGGGTTCTTGTGGTTGACGACGACCCAACCTGGCTCAAGATTCTTGAGAAAATGCTCAAGAAGTGCTCCTACGAAGgttcccttcttctttttctatgtttttacaCATTGGGAGTCCACCTGCTTAATTTCCTCTGCTTTTGTTTTAACCCCGTTGCAGTCACTACCTGTGGGTTAGCTAGAGAAGCTCTGAGGTTGCTACGGGAACGTAAGGACGGGTTTGACATCGTGATCAGCGACGTGAACATGCCTGACATGGACGGCTTCAAGCTCCTTGAGCACGTTGGCCTTGAACTGGACCTCCCTGTCATAA TGATGTCGGTGGACGGTGAAACAAGCAGAGTCATGAAAGGCGTCCAGCATGGAGCGTGTGACTACCTGCTGAAGCCGATAAGAATGAAGGAGCTGAAGATCATATGGCAACATGTTCTTAGAAAGAAGCTTCAAGAAGTGAGGGACATCGAAGGCTGCTGCTATGACGGAGGAGCTGACTGGTTCACCCAAGGGCAGTTTCTTGGAGGTGGTGAAGATGTTTCTTTtgggaagaagagaaaagactTTGACTTTGAGAAGAAGCTTTTTCAGGATGAGAGTGAccaatcttcttcttccaagAAAGCTAGAGTGGTTTGGTCTTATGAGCTTCACCAGAAGTTTGTTAACGCTGTTAACCAGATCGGATGTGATCACA AAGCTGGTCCCAAGAAGATATTGGACCTCATGAATATCCCATGGCTCACTAGGGAGAATGTTGCTAGCCATCTTCAG aaatacAGACTGTACTTGAGTAGATTAgagaaaggaaaggagataaAGTGTTATTCTGGTGGAGTAAAGAATATGGATTCACCTCCAAAAGATGCTGAGATTAATTCAGGACATCAAAGCCCTGGCAAGAGCAGCAGCTATGCATTCCTTAAAGCAACAGAGACTGATCCAAAGCAACTTGCTTCAGCTTCTGTGTCTGACCCCACCAGTGATGTCCACATGCCTCCAAAAGCGAAAAAGACGCGTATAGGATTTGATCCTCCCATCTCATCCGGTGTGTTTGACTCTCTGCTTCCTTGGAATGATGTTCCAGACCCACTTGAATCCAAGCCTCCTATTCTGTACGAGAACAGCTTTCTCCAGCAACAGCCATTGCCAAGCCAAAGCTCCTATGTTGCAAACTCTGCACCGTCTCTCATGCAAGAGGAAATGAAGCCTTCTTATGTGAATCCGGATGAGTTTCTCATGCCACAAAACAAGAACTCTACTGTGATCCTTCAAGATATGGACTTGTCCGCTCCCTTCAGCTCCAATGCAACCAGCAATACAGAGTCGATTCCGGGAAGCTTGAACTGGGAACTTCCAGAAGCACATCATTCAGGTTCTTTAGACACTGACTTAGACTTCACTTGGCTTCATGGAGAGCATTTCTTTGCAAACAGCGGACTCCAAAACTTCCAGTTTCAAGACTACAGTAGTAGCACATCACTCCTGTCTGAGCTCCCTCCCCATCTTTGGTATGGAAACGACAGGCTGCCCGACCCTGACGAGTATACCCTAATGGTAGACCAAGGTTTATTCATATCTTGA